The following are from one region of the Streptomyces decoyicus genome:
- a CDS encoding NAD(P)-dependent oxidoreductase — protein MNEQQNRNTKQGSAVTVIGLGPMGQAMTRTLLAAGHPVTVWNRTASRADGVVNDGAKLAVTPGEAVEASDLVILSLTDYQAMYDVLDSATESLADRTLVNLSSDTPDRTREAATWAAGHGATFLTGGVMVPAPMVGTEAAYIYYSGRGEVTGSHLATLTLLGTPKHLGEDPGLAQMMYQAQLAVFLTTLSGLMHATAMLGTAGMKAQEALPELLSFVDSMGDILRAGEETPGAALDAGQHPGDLSTVTMMGATSDHIVETSTSLGLDLALPLAVQAHYRRAIDDGHGSDNWTRIIDSIRGLR, from the coding sequence GTGAACGAACAACAGAACCGCAACACCAAGCAAGGCAGCGCTGTCACCGTGATCGGGCTTGGTCCGATGGGTCAGGCGATGACCCGCACCCTCCTCGCCGCCGGCCATCCGGTCACCGTCTGGAACCGCACCGCCAGTCGGGCCGACGGCGTCGTCAACGACGGAGCAAAGCTCGCGGTGACACCCGGCGAGGCGGTCGAAGCGAGCGACCTCGTGATCCTCAGCCTCACCGACTACCAGGCGATGTACGACGTCCTCGACAGCGCCACCGAATCGCTCGCCGACCGCACACTGGTCAACCTGAGCTCTGACACACCCGACCGCACACGTGAGGCAGCAACCTGGGCAGCGGGCCACGGCGCCACCTTCCTCACCGGTGGCGTCATGGTCCCGGCGCCGATGGTCGGCACGGAGGCGGCCTATATCTACTACAGCGGCCGCGGTGAGGTGACGGGAAGTCACCTGGCGACGTTGACGCTGCTCGGCACACCAAAGCATCTCGGCGAGGATCCGGGCCTCGCCCAGATGATGTATCAAGCCCAGCTCGCGGTGTTCCTCACCACCCTGTCCGGACTGATGCATGCCACCGCAATGCTGGGCACCGCAGGTATGAAGGCCCAGGAAGCACTGCCGGAGTTGCTCTCCTTCGTCGACTCGATGGGCGACATCCTGAGGGCTGGTGAAGAGACCCCGGGCGCCGCGCTGGATGCGGGACAGCATCCCGGCGACCTCAGCACGGTCACCATGATGGGTGCGACATCCGACCACATCGTCGAGACCAGCACGTCACTCGGCCTCGACCTCGCGCTCCCACTGGCCGTGCAGGCCCACTATCGGCGCGCGATTGACGACGGACATGGCAGCGACAACTGGACCCGCATCATCGACAGCATCCGAGGACTGCGCTGA
- a CDS encoding winged helix-turn-helix transcriptional regulator produces the protein MTKSSRCGPYICGIDAALDVVSGKWKGLILWELDAHRVRRFAELRRGLPGVSEKMLTQHLREMEKDGLVHREVYAEVPPRVEYSLTEHGHTLNQALGPLGAWGVERIRREGSETVDVAETSHG, from the coding sequence ATGACCAAGTCGTCGAGATGCGGGCCTTATATCTGCGGCATCGACGCTGCGCTCGACGTGGTGAGCGGCAAGTGGAAGGGACTGATCCTCTGGGAACTCGACGCCCATCGCGTACGCCGCTTCGCCGAGCTCCGTCGCGGTCTGCCGGGAGTGAGCGAGAAGATGCTGACCCAGCATCTGCGTGAGATGGAGAAGGACGGTCTCGTGCACCGGGAGGTTTACGCCGAGGTGCCGCCGCGGGTGGAGTACTCCCTGACTGAGCACGGGCACACGCTCAATCAAGCGCTCGGGCCGCTCGGCGCCTGGGGGGTCGAGCGGATACGTCGCGAAGGCTCCGAAACAGTCGACGTGGCGGAGACCTCACACGGCTAG
- a CDS encoding inositol monophosphatase family protein → MINSNTSLDDAEVAVAAVRAGAEVVRARYGQRLSHIDKGAGDFATDADVAAEGAILGVIRAARPEDAVHGEEGGQQGPTDAVRQWLVDPLCGTLNYAVGNMLVAVNAALRNGPAAVADPFSGEVFFTDGETAWVRRNGGDTQLVPTAATQLVDVNLDPPFPSAPGFRAVDLLAHPGFVERFRPRVVSTTLALAWVAAGKRAAYVTDGGDLAESVHFAAGIAVCQAAGCVVTGVDGAPLGQAGRGLVVASDAETHGLLLSMIRGRD, encoded by the coding sequence GTGATCAATTCAAATACGAGCCTTGACGACGCCGAGGTTGCGGTAGCTGCGGTACGAGCCGGGGCGGAGGTCGTGCGCGCCCGGTATGGACAGCGGCTCTCCCACATCGACAAAGGCGCCGGGGACTTCGCCACTGACGCCGATGTGGCGGCTGAGGGAGCGATCCTCGGCGTCATCCGTGCTGCGCGGCCCGAGGATGCGGTGCACGGCGAGGAGGGCGGGCAGCAGGGTCCGACTGACGCGGTGCGCCAGTGGTTGGTGGACCCCTTGTGCGGCACCCTCAACTATGCCGTCGGCAACATGCTGGTGGCCGTCAACGCGGCACTGCGCAACGGTCCGGCCGCAGTGGCCGATCCGTTCAGCGGCGAGGTGTTCTTCACCGACGGTGAGACGGCTTGGGTTCGGCGCAACGGGGGCGACACGCAGCTCGTGCCGACGGCGGCCACCCAGCTGGTGGACGTGAACCTGGATCCGCCCTTTCCGAGCGCGCCTGGGTTCAGGGCTGTGGATTTGCTCGCTCACCCTGGCTTCGTCGAACGGTTCCGGCCGCGGGTCGTGTCCACGACGCTGGCGCTGGCCTGGGTCGCGGCCGGCAAGCGTGCCGCATACGTCACCGATGGCGGTGATCTGGCCGAGAGCGTGCACTTCGCCGCCGGAATCGCTGTGTGCCAGGCCGCCGGCTGCGTCGTCACCGGAGTCGACGGCGCTCCCCTCGGGCAGGCAGGCCGTGGGCTCGTAGTGGCCTCGGACGCCGAGACCCACGGTCTGCTGTTGTCGATGATCCGCGGTCGGGACTAG
- a CDS encoding nuclear transport factor 2 family protein has translation MSKTEIDVVTAGFFEAFDNRGGKAADVARIRRLVLPGGVIVKAGPAFTVHTVDEFIEPRQRLLTDGRLVEFSEWETSERTEIAGDIASRFSEYRKSGTLDGEPFEGGGTKTLQFVRTPEGWRIAALAWYDQP, from the coding sequence ATGTCCAAGACCGAGATAGACGTGGTGACCGCCGGGTTCTTCGAGGCCTTTGACAACCGGGGCGGCAAGGCTGCCGACGTGGCCCGGATCCGCCGGCTGGTTCTTCCGGGCGGTGTGATCGTCAAGGCCGGCCCGGCGTTCACGGTCCACACCGTGGACGAGTTCATCGAGCCTCGTCAGCGGCTGCTGACCGACGGTCGGCTGGTCGAGTTCTCCGAGTGGGAGACCTCCGAACGGACAGAGATCGCGGGCGATATCGCGTCGCGGTTCAGCGAGTACCGCAAGTCCGGGACCCTGGATGGCGAGCCGTTCGAGGGAGGCGGGACCAAGACCCTCCAGTTCGTCCGCACCCCAGAGGGCTGGCGGATCGCAGCGTTGGCCTGGTACGACCAGCCCTGA